One window of the Benincasa hispida cultivar B227 chromosome 3, ASM972705v1, whole genome shotgun sequence genome contains the following:
- the LOC120074653 gene encoding uncharacterized protein LOC120074653 isoform X1: protein MNPKFQAWERLTWKIQQMSFDVDSKSKHGILMSASRKFQTFKTTLTQKFILLFKNKPSVLQFLPQQYSHIEQDQWISFVNERLSEEWDEISCLQKERRSKCVYNHHISRKGYVNLSQELNISSDHSYRATL from the exons ATGAACCCGAAATTTCAAGCATGGGAAAG aTTGACATGGAAAATTCAACAG ATGTCGTTTGATGTGGACTCTAAGTCCAAACATGGTATACTCATGTCTGCATCTAGGAAGTTTCAGACTTTCAAGACCACATTGACTCAAAAGTTCATACTTCTATTTAAGAATAAACCCTCGGTCTTGCAATTTCTTCCCCAACAATATTCTCATATAGAGCAAGATCAGTGGATATCGTTTGTTAATGAACGATTGAGTGAAGAATGGGAT GAAATAAGTTGTCTTCAAAAAGAAAGAAGGTCGAAATGTGTATATAATCATCACATTTCTCGGAAGGGTTATGTGAATCTTTCCCAAGAATTA AATATATCGAGTGATCATTCTTATCGAGCGACTTTATGA
- the LOC120074653 gene encoding uncharacterized protein LOC120074653 isoform X2, producing MGKMSFDVDSKSKHGILMSASRKFQTFKTTLTQKFILLFKNKPSVLQFLPQQYSHIEQDQWISFVNERLSEEWDEISCLQKERRSKCVYNHHISRKGYVNLSQELNISSDHSYRATL from the exons ATGGGAAAG ATGTCGTTTGATGTGGACTCTAAGTCCAAACATGGTATACTCATGTCTGCATCTAGGAAGTTTCAGACTTTCAAGACCACATTGACTCAAAAGTTCATACTTCTATTTAAGAATAAACCCTCGGTCTTGCAATTTCTTCCCCAACAATATTCTCATATAGAGCAAGATCAGTGGATATCGTTTGTTAATGAACGATTGAGTGAAGAATGGGAT GAAATAAGTTGTCTTCAAAAAGAAAGAAGGTCGAAATGTGTATATAATCATCACATTTCTCGGAAGGGTTATGTGAATCTTTCCCAAGAATTA AATATATCGAGTGATCATTCTTATCGAGCGACTTTATGA
- the LOC120074652 gene encoding putative F-box protein At1g60370, with amino-acid sequence MEKKRNSEIRKSSDSELPPDNIIQVILSKVPLFNLPSCRLVCKAWNNLVLTCKFDPPLLISSLSLAYDCPSRNLYCMDFNLKYLEGMSSVVSFTFHPKFFTSSISIINSCNGLLSLLISKRKSGSPISYVLCILNPMTNEYFKFPAEKSKTHCCCGRPYSYGLGFSPETKQYKIARTSFLRDESTTSVEIFAFGTTREWTPVGVLPSLVVEDHGVYFNGGLYWTVDELQPRDSNNAIYRLDIENEKLEKISCPHYGGGHFFFGVFDGTLYLTTYTGTVDNIYQVWKMEENLSWIKAFVLSRPENLRHPEHDQPWGVSQLQPIKVCEDGKILCLLAGFLLILYDPKTKRVKILTNQDVETERHLHVHQIDSSNFNSLPNILAGKS; translated from the coding sequence ATGGAGAAGAAGCGGAACAGTGAGATTAGGAAATCATCAGATTCGGAGCTTCCACCTGATAATATCATTCAGGTAATACTCTCGAAAGTCCCTTTATTCAATTTGCCCAGTTGCAGGCTCGTATGTAAAGCATGGAACAATCTGGTTTTAACTTGTAAGTTTGATCCGCCACTCTTAATTTCCAGCCTCTCGCTTGCCTATGATTGTCCCTCTCGCAATCTCTATTGTATGGACTTCAAtcttaaatatttggaaggaatGAGTAGTGTTGTCTCATTTACCTTCCATCCTAAATTTTTCACCAGTTCCATCTCTATTATCAATTCCTGCAATGGACTCCTCTCCCTTCTTATCTCGAAAAGAAAATCAGGATCACCTATATCTTATGTTCTTTGCATATTAAATCCCATGACAAATGAGTACTTCAAATTTCCTGCCGAGAAATCGAAAACACATTGTTGTTGTGGTAGACCCTATAGCTACGGATTAGGATTCAGTCCTGAAACAAAGCAGTACAAAATAGCGAGAACCTCCTTTCTACGTGATGAATCCACTACCTCTGTAGAGATTTTTGCATTTGGCACTACTCGCGAATGGACCCCTGTTGGGGTTTTGCCTTCTCTTGTCGTTGAAGACCATGGCGTTTATTTCAATGGAGGCCTCTACTGGACTGTAGACGAGCTGCAACCACGCGATTCTAATAATGCCATTTACCGTTTGGATATAGAAAATGAGAAACTGGAGAAAATTTCATGTCCCCACTATGGCGGTGGTCATTTTTTCTTTGGAGTTTTTGATGGTACCCTCTATCTAACTACTTACACTGGCACCGTCGACAACATTTACCAGGTGTGGAAGATGGAAGAAAATTTGTCATGGATTAAAGCATTTGTTTTATCTAGACCAGAAAATTTGCGTCATCCTGAGCATGACCAACCTTGGGGAGTATCTCAGCTCCAACCCATCAAAGTTTGTGAAGATGGGAAGATATTGTGTCTTCTTGCTGGATTCCTTTTAATACTGTATGACCCCAAGACTAAGAGGGTGAAGATATTGACGAATCAAGATGTTGAAACTGAGAGACATTTGCACGTTCATCAGATTGACTCCTCCAATTTTAATTCTCTCCCCAACATTTTGGCAGGAAAGAGTTGA